A stretch of Besnoitia besnoiti strain Bb-Ger1 chromosome III, whole genome shotgun sequence DNA encodes these proteins:
- a CDS encoding myosin H (encoded by transcript BESB_046470) has translation MAAAAKKAGAGGGAAQKKVERKYSAVELGDYLVGSPVFVRAPEKEELYVKAIVKSISGTQLTVDDDGNAKTVDVSQCLNANVGIDPATVVDLAKLPHANEACALEVIRERYVRDQIYTYAGRLLVATNPFKLIPGLYEPTTITKYQNADTSRGFPTDVPPHTYAVAQTAMDMLRVTKENQSCVVSGESGAGKTETARQLMQYFATSKSGAGGARIQEIILGANPLLEAIGNAKTLRNNNSSRFGRFVTLDVAPTGGIHGGIISNYMLELSRIEFQGQGERSYHIFYQMIKGLKPDELAKCALKAPTEYEFLNKSGCYEVETVNDLKEFEEVRQQLKLLYAPEEELDYFKCLSAVLMAGNIKYKNTQAMGTDKAGKVVNEDDFKTIASLLGADQNALNEALTINVVEVQGNVIKSPLSAEQATVMIRSMAKELYSTLFDYIVKSVNKQIKFDAEAKAWIGILDIYGFEFFQKNSYEQFLINYANERLQQFFIQQVFQAEKVEYEAEGIDHSMVVYSDNATVLEVFDKPKAGVFAYLEEQCLIQTGTSESFTAACHKNIKNPCFQIPKGDARVTFLIVHTAAPVTYDTTEFVPKNKMRLPNELLMVFKSATNSCMKNAFEEIEIPDTKNMRGKFVGSKFQKSMTGLMTTLKSSHAHFGRCIKPNQVKKPRVFETETTLGQMISLSVLEAVAIIHKGFAYRASFHDFVEDNNVLMSVLGAKVEGTDSKSACLTMLDRLGIPKEEYQLGNTKIFLRKTGWLMIDKHFRTVMANLKPLILTLQNVYRAYKARTLYTGFANRVIRVQALMRRYDLRRAAMKKGAAVRLFAGSIFFMMFCNLEERRQRAAVLIQKVYRGHSVRNRTRIAMRQAKARALMKRAAVIGYAGVGGLRWKKFMVSKRQVRAATLIQANWRRCMAQKLRKQLKYEKIRNDAATDIQRVWRGYLGRLRVQLMRLLTPYATTIQRFWRGYRVRKSPSYRAHAKIFGKIRQGFIEDRARIVIQSCMRRYIVLSRLQNVTQAAYSMQKFAQAKLLRLYVSNVHAATLTIQAWWRGNRVRRILQEEKLKLVLAGHLMRAEKQSLQECQEAVMLLRERERRGMSEKGWQLIHVNVSVERDDVYPQGWTAGIRAVENFNPSATLAHIEISAFHTVVATSSGYVYTYGLNDRGQLGLGKSSLAGLPVPRQPIGGLALPISVKQISCGVDHTLLLDADGRVFAWGSNRYGQCGCAPRQEVVPKATAVAFSASRSGAGSLSRRRILTLSAGAYHNAAVDETGRVYMWGRGEHIYIRGVFSDVPLPLWVSHESITDLGPLRRVECGLGFTYLLTKEGSLYVFGQATTGQLGLGSKRRSSRVAVPVQNVEERVTAISCGVHSTLAVTADGTVYQWGVFLLWDPNAQVCVKAQSFVPMPVDLQRGNVTGIPVDVKVGWWEGVVLTSDGLLWAWSFFDQPRENVLRPAVYQYILTERQCVRAVQVVSSPLFSAVFSKLDVGRSSDKARVSASAPSALRTKPAINPNWDPLTYN, from the exons ATGGCGGCAGCCGCAAAGAAGGCGGGGGCCGGAGGCGGTGCAGCGCAGAAAAAGGTTGAGCGCAAGTACTCCGCAGTCGAGCTCGGCGACTACCTCGTCGGCTCGCCAGTCTTTGTGCGCGCCCCTGAGAAGGAGGAGCTATACGTGAAAGCCATTGTCAAAAGCATCAGCGGAACGCAGCTCACAGTCGACGATGACGGCAACGCAAAGACCGTCGATGTCTCGCAGTGCCTCAACGCAAACGTCGGGATTGATCCTGCCACTGTCGTTGATCTCGCCAAACTCCCTCACGCCAACGAAGCGTGCGCGCTAGAAGTCATCCGCGAGCGTTACGTGCGCGACCAGATCTAC ACCTACGCAGGGCGCCTGCTCGTTGCGACGAACCCATTCAAACTGATTCCGGGGCTCTACGAGCCGACGACAATCACAAAGTATCAAAATGCAGACACCTCCCGAGGCTTTCCTACAGACGTGCCTCCGCACACCTACGCGGTTGCACAGACGGCCATGGACATGCTCAGAGTCACGAAGGAGAACCAGTCATGCGTCGTTAGTG GCGAGTCCGGAGCCGGGAAGACCGAGACAGCCAGACAGCTCATGCAGTACTTCGCCACATCGAAGTCTGGAGCGGGTGGCGCGCGCATTCAGGAAATTATTCTCGGAGCGAACCCGCTGCTGGAAGCTATCGGGAATGCCAA GACGCTTCGCAACAACAACTCGTCCCGTTTCGGGCGTTTCGTCACTCTTGACGTCGCGCCGACTGGAGGTATTCACGGAGGTATCATCAGCAACTACATGCTTGAGCTCTCGCGTATTGAGTTCCAGGGTCAGGGCGAGCGGAGCTACCACATTTTCTATCAGATGATCAAGGGCCTGAAGCCCGATGAATTGGCCAAATGTGCCCTCAAAGCGCCGACGGAGTACGAGTTCCTCAACAAATCTGGGTGCTACGAAGTCGAGACGGTCAACGACTTGAAAGAGTTCGAGGAAGTCCGCCAACAGCTCAA GCTCCTTTACGCACCCGAGGAAGAGCTCGACTACTTTAAGTGTCTCTCAGCTGTCCTTATGGCTGGAAACATAAAATACAAAAACACGCAGGCGATGGGAACAGACAA AGCCGGCAAGGTTGTCAACGAGGACGACTTCAAGACTatcgcctctctccttgGAGCAGACCAAAATGCCCTGAACGAA GCTCTTACCATCAACGTCGTGGAGGTACAGGGGAACGTGATTAAGTCGCCCCTTTCGGCTGAGCAGGCGACCGTTATGATTCGGTCTATGGCTAAGGAGCTCTACAGCACGCTGTTTGACTACATCGTCAAGAGCGTTAACAAACAAATCAAGTTCGACGCAGAAGCCAAGGCGTGGATTGGC ATTCTGGATATCTACGGTTTCGAGTTTTTCCAGAAGAACTCGTACGAGCAGTTTTTGATTAACTACGCAAACGAGAGGCTTCAGCAATTCTTCATCCAGCAAGTTTTCCAGGCTGAG AAAGTGGAGTACGAGGCAGAGGGTATTGATCACTCAATGGTCGTCTACTCCGACAATGCGACGGTGCTTGAGGTCTTTGACAAACCGAAGGCAGGCGTTTTCGCTTACCTCGAAGAGCAGTGTCTGATTCAAACTG GTACAAGCGAGTCCTTTACGGCGGCCTGCCACAAGAACATCAAGAACCCTTGCTTCCAGATTCCCAAGGGTGACGCCAGAGTGACTTTTCTCATCGTCCAcaccgcggcgccggtcaCTTACGACACCACGGAGTTCGTTCCGAAGAACAAAATGCGTCTGCCAAACGAGTTGTTGATGGTCTTTAAGAGCGCGACAAACTCTTGCATGAAGAACGCGTTCGAGGAGATCGAAATCCCCGACACGAAAAACATGCGCGGAAAGTTCGTCGGATCCAAGTTCCAGAAATCCATGACTGGCCTCATGACCACCCTCAAGTCTTCGCACGCGCACTTTGGCAG ATGCATCAAGCCGAACCAGgtgaagaagccgcgcgtTTTTGAGACGGAAACCACGTTGGGACAAATGATCAGTTTGTCGGTGCTCGAAGCCGTTGCGATCATTCACAAGGGTTTCGCCTACCGCGCGAGTTTCCACGACTTCGTCGAGGACAACAACGTGCTGATGAGTGTTCTCGGCGCCAAAGTG GAAGGCACAGATAGCAAGAGCGCTTGCCTCACGATGTTAGACAGGCTCGGTATTCCGAAGGAGGAATATCAGCTGGGTAACACAAAGATCTTTCTGCGCAAAACTGGTTGGCTCATGATTGATAAGCATTTCCGCACGGTCATGGCGAACTTGAAGCCGCTCATCCTTACGCTTCAAAACGTCTACAGGGCCTACAAGGCGAGGAC GCTCTACACGGGCTTCGCGAACCGCGTGATCCGCGTCCAGGCTCTCATGCGTCGCTATGACttgcgcagagcggcgaTGAAGAAGGGCGCTGCAgtccgcctcttcgcaggCTCCATCTTCTTCATGATGTTTTGCAA CCTCGAGgaacgccggcagcgcgccgcagttCTCATCCAAAAGGTGTACCGCGGTCACAGCGTCAGGAACAG GACAAGAATTGCGATGCGGCAAGCCAAGGCTCGCGCTCTCATGAAGCGAGCGGCTGTG ATCGGTTAcgcaggcgtcggcggcctgcggtGGAAGAAGTTCATGGTTTCGAAGCGGCAGgttcgcgcggcgacgctcaTTCAGGCCAACTGGCGGAGGTGCATGGCTCAGAAGCTACGCAAGCAGCTGAAATACGAAAAGATTCGAaacgacgcggcgacagacatccagcgcgtctggcgcggctACCTCGGCCGGCTGCGCGTTCAACTCATGCGACTGCTCACCCCCTACGCCACCACCATCCAG AGGTTCTGGCGCGGCTACCGCGTGCGCAAATCGCCGTCATATCGAGCGCATGCGAAAAT ATTCGGTAAGATTCGCCAAGGCTTCATCGAGGACCGCGCTCGCATCGTCATCCAaagctgcatgcgtcgctACATCGTTTTGTCGAGACTCCAAAACGTCACGCAGGCTGCCTACAGCATGCAGAA GTTCGCACAAGCGaagcttctgcgtctctACGTTTCCAATGTTCACGCGGCGACCCTGACCATTCAAGCCTGGTGGCGCGGAAACCGTGTGCGCCGCATTCTGCAGGAAGAAAAACTCAAGCTGGTGCTTGCAGGACATTTG ATGCGCGCTGAGAAGCAGAGCTTGCAAGAATGCCAGGAAGCAGTCATGCTGTTGAGA GAacgggagagacgaggaaTGAGCGAGAAGGGCTGGCAGCTCATCCATGTCAACGTCAGCGTCGAGAGGGATGACGTGTATCCACAAG GCTGGACTGCGGGCATTCGGGCGGTAGAGAACTTCAATCCCTCGGCGACTCTCGCGCACATCGAGATTAGCGCTTTCCACACTGTGGTGGCGACCAGCTCGGGCTACGTCTACACCTACGGCCTGAACGACCGCGGGCAGCTTGGGCTCGGCAAGTCTTCGCTCGCGGGCCTGCCTGTCCCCCGCCAGCCGATtggaggcctcgcgctcccCATCAGCGTTAAACAAATCAGCTGCGGCGTGGACCACACCCTCCTTCTCGACGCAGAcgggcgcgtcttcgcctgggGATCCAACCGCTA CGGTCAGTGCGGGTGTGCGCCTCGGCAGGAAGTCGTGCCAAAGGCCACGGCAGTCGCGTTCAGTGCCTCTCGCTCTGGAGCTGGGTCGCTCTCGCGAAGAAGAATACTGACCTTAAG CGCTGGAGCATATCACAacgccgccgtcgacgagACGGGGCGCGTTTACATGTGGGGTCGTGGTGAGCACATCTATATTCGAGGCGTCTTCAGCGACGTTCCTTTG CCGCTGTGGGTCTCACACGAGTCGATAACTGACCTGGGTCCGCTCCGTCGCGTCGAGTGTGGTCTGGGCTTCACATATCTTCTCACGAAGGAGGGCTCGCTTTACGTCTTCGGGCAAGCGACGACGGGCCAGCTGGGACTGGGCAGCAAGCGCCGGAGCTCCCGAGTCGCCGTCCCGGTGCAAAATGTGGAAGAGCGCGTGACCGCGATCAGCTGCGGCGTTCACTCGACGCTCGCTGTCACTGCGGACGGCACCGTCTACCAGTGGGGCGTGTTCCTGCTCTGGGATCCCAACGCTCAG GTCTGCGTGAAGGCGCAGTCCTTTGTCCCCATGCCGGTCGATCTGCAAAGGGGCAACGTGACCGGTATTCCGGTAGACGTCAAAGTTGGCTGGTGGGAAGGCGTCGTCCTCACCTCTGATGGCCTCCTCTGGGCTTGGAGCTTCTTCGATCAACC GCGCGAAAACGTGCTGCGCCCGGCAGTGTATCAGTACATTCTGACGGAGAGGCAGTGCGTGCGAGCGGTTCAGGTCGTTTCATCTCCGCTCTTTTCGGCCGTTTTCTCGAAGCTCGATGTCGGACGAAGCTCTGACAaagcgcgcgtctctgcgtcggcgccctctgcgcttcGCACGAAACCCGCGATTAATCCCAACTGGGATCCGTTAACCTACAACTGA
- a CDS encoding WD domain, G-beta repeat-containing protein (encoded by transcript BESB_046460): MSLPPYPYPLEQIQCSSPVFDVCFHPHKQLLAAALVSGEVEVHEVPTAEEVQAHLDARHMHRMRQRQQEHERRQRERAERRQARVQRRRDIGAQKPRDGAAEAEADGAGKGTNAALSGEPTADEAEEMTGGNVLPPASESDADASSSEEDESDEEDIKRKHFADDLQTVETKVMTLKKHKKGCRAVRFSADGTRLYSGSTDGRCVVSDAEKGTTTWRSQRQREALNALCLLTRNVFATGDDSGAVTLWDERQAAPTRVLKDHDHYVSDLAAAWISPAPVSGANAATPPARRKKMHGGGEAAQAEAQGSASHMPTHLLATGGDMLAVFDLRKKSLLARSDPLEEDLHCVQVMKDGSKVVCGCQDGTVSIFSWGDFGDLNDRLTGHPQSVDSMVKLDETHLISGCADGLVRLVSLLPNQVLGVLGEHTTGHTAVERLALSGDKTLLASSSYDSTVSIFQVSRRKQIVEERDRSASLRPTKKTKQKKVVDLRKDSDFFDDL, translated from the exons ATGTCGCTTCCGCCGTATCCCTATCCGCTGGAGCAAATCCAGTGCTCATCGCCGGTCTTCGATGTCTGCTTCCATCCGCACAAGCAGCTGCTCGCTGCGGCATTAGTCTCGGGCGAGGTCGAAGTCCACGAAGTCCCAACCGCAGAGGAAGTCCAGGCGCATCTCGACGCCCGACACATGCATCGCAtgcgacagagacagcaaGAGCACGAACGGAGACAGCGGGAGCGAGCGGAGCGACGGCAGGCTCGCGtacagcggagacgcgataTCGGAGCGCAAAAACCCAGAGATGGAGCCGCAGAAGCCGAAGCTGACGGCGCAGGGAAAGGAACGAACGCCGCCTTGAGCGGAGAGCCGACTGcggacgaagcagaagaaatgACAGGAGGCAACGtgctgccgcccgcgagcgagagcgacgcggacgcttcatccagcgaggaagacgagagcgatGAAGAAGACATCAAGAGGAAACACTTCGCCGACGACCTGCAGACAGTCGAAACAAAAGTTATGACTCTGAAAAAACACAAAAAGGGCTGCCGAGCTGTTCGCTTTTCTGCCGACGGAACAC GACTCTACTCAGGATCGACGGacggccgctgcgtcgtcaGCGATGCGGAGAAGGGGACGACGACGTGGAGGAGCCAGAGACAGAG AGAGGCGTTGAACGCACTGTGCCTGTTGACTCGGAACGTCTTTGCGACGGGCGACGACTCGGGCGCAGTGACGCTGTGGGATGAGCGGCAAGCTGCGCCCACGCGCGTGTTGAAGGATCACGACCATTACGTCTCAg ATCTGGCTGCGGCGTGGATATCGCCTGCGCCCGTCTCTGGGGCGAACGCCGCAAcccctccggcgcggcggaagaagatgcacggaggcggcgaagccgcgcaggcagaggcgcagggaAGCGCGTCGCACATGCCTACGCATCTGCTGGCTACTGGAGGAGACATGCTGGCTGTATTCGACTTGCGGAAAAAatctctcctcgcccgcagcgacCCGCTCGAGGAGGATCTCCACTGCGTTCAAGTTATGAAG gACGGGAGCAAAGTCGTCTGCGGGTGCCAAGACGGCACTGTGAGCATTTTCAGCTGGGGCGACTTCGGCGACCTGAACGACCGCCTTACGGGTCATCCACAGTCCGTCGATTCCATG GTGAAGCTTGACGAGACGCATCTGATCAGCGGTTGCGCCGACGGCCTCGTGCGGCTTGTCAGCTTACTCCCGAATCAAGTTCTCG GCGTTCTGGGCGAGCACACGACGGGTCACACGGCAGTTGAACGCCTGGCTCTGAGTGGCGACAAGACGCTGCTCG CGAGTTCGTCCTACGACTCGACAGTCTCAATTTTTCAAGTCAGCCGGCGGAAGCAAATCGTCGAGGAGCGGGACCGAagcgcgtctcttcgcccgACAAAGAAG ACCAAGCAGAAGAAAGTTGTAGACTTGCGGAAAGACAGCGACTTCTTTGATGACCTCTGA